The Apium graveolens cultivar Ventura chromosome 6, ASM990537v1, whole genome shotgun sequence genome contains a region encoding:
- the LOC141668430 gene encoding uncharacterized protein LOC141668430, which translates to MSSSLSPFNLSPLTPKPNLPSFKTPPHFHLHLIKASSSPPPNLSPTPPPKKSFAEATGDFFLGFASRIIKNRIEGNGNYGNDDIKMFGYDDDVERENLFWGSGKERIAAVLEDPLQPEVVWEQRLKDVEAERSRKTVSSPGFSFSAAGLLFPYHLGVGKLLIEKGYIKDDTPLAGSSAGAIVCAVIASGSTMEEALTATKVLAEDCRLRGTAFRLGAVLREVLVNFLPDDVHIRSNGRVRVAVTQILWKPIGLLVDQFDSKEDLINAVVTSSFIPGYLAPRPATMFRNRLCIDGGLTLFMPPTSASETVRVCAFPTSRLGLQGIGISPDCNPENRATPRQLFKWALEPAEDSILDKLFELGYLDAAVWAEQNPVEMLVEENTPLQNSI; encoded by the exons ATGTCTTCATCTCTCTCTCCTTTCAATCTCTCTCCCCTAACACCAAAACCCAACCTCCCCTCCTTCAAAACCCCACCTCACTTCCACCTCCACCTCATCAAAGCCTCATCTTCACCTCCCCCAAATCTCTCTCCTACCCCACCTCCCAAAAAGTCATTTGCTGAGGCCACTGGTGATTTCTTCCTTGGTTTTGCTTCAAGAATCATCAAGAATCGAATTGAAGGAAATGGTAATTATGGTAATGATGATATCAAGATGTTTGGGTATGATGATGATGTAGAGAGAGAGAATTTGTTTTGGGGCAGTGGGAAAGAAAGAATTGCTGCTGTTTTGGAGGATCCTTTACAGCCAGAAGTTGTCTGGGAGCAGAGATTGAAGGATGTTGAGGCTGAGAGAAGTCGAAAGACGGTTTCGAGTCCCGGGTTTAGTTTTTCTGCTGCTGGATTGTTGTTTCCTTATCATCTTGGTGTTGGGAAGTTGCTTATTGAAAAAGGGTATATAAAG GATGACACACCTTTAGCCGGTTcttcagctggagcaatagtCTGTGCTGTAATTGCATCTGGATCCACTATGGAAGAGGCCTTAACAGCTACTAAAGTATTGGCTGAAGATTGTAGGCTTAGAGGAACTGCATTTCGTCTTGGG GCTGTTCTCAGAGAAGTTCTTGTGAACTTTTTGccggatgatgttcatataaGGTCCAATGGAAGGGTCCGAG TTGCTGTCACACAGATTCTTTGGAAGCCCATAGGTCTATTGGTTGACCAATTTGACTCTAAAGAAGATCTCATCAATGCAGTTGTCACATCATCCTTCATTCCGGG ATATCTTGCTCCAAGGCCAGCTACAATGTTCCGAAATCGTCTTTGTATAGATGGTGGTTTGACATTGTTTATGCCTCCGACATCTGCTTCTGAGACG GTACGCGTGTGTGCTTTCCCTACCAGTCGTTTGGGACTGCAAGGAATTGGGATCAGCCCAGACTGCAACCCTGAAAATAGGGCTACTCCTCGGCAG CTTTTCAAGTGGGCACTTGAGCCAGCAGAGGACTCTATTCTGGATAAGCTATTTGAACTAGGATACCTCGATGCAGCTGTGTGGGCAGAACAAAACCCAGTTGAGATGCTTGTGGAAGAAAATACACCACTACAAAATAGTATCTAA
- the LOC141668431 gene encoding uncharacterized protein LOC141668431: MIRRSEYPNVVTYNTLMHGYCLRGEIDGAMAVVRTMKSMGIVPDIVTCGILLDGFCKEKGIDEAMSLFHAMESNGLVPNIYIYSILINGLCIDGQLNEARNLFDNLSSIGLEADVKTYTMMIRGFCQGGLLDEANELLVQMEAKNCFPDDVTYNTLIRGYIQNKKYSEACALKEKICGPCGRGFSLDAYTTSMILDVLNTEKDDPSALALRQKFFP; the protein is encoded by the coding sequence ATGATTAGACGAAGTGAATATCCTAATGTAGTTACGTATAATACACTAATGCATGGATATTGTTTGAGAGGAGAAATCGATGGAGCAATGGCAGTGGTGAGGACCATGAAGAGTATGGGGATTGTGCCTGATATAGTGACTTGTGGCATTTTGTTAGATGGTTTTTGTAAGGAAAAAGGCATCGATGAAGCAATGTCCTTGTTTCACGCAATGGAAAGCAATGGCTTGGTTCCTAATATTTACATATATAGTATCCTGATAAATGGATTGTGCATCGACGGGCAGCTTAACGAGGCAAGAAATCTCTTTGATAACCTTTCGTCGATTGGGTTGGAAGCAGATGTCAAGACATACACCATGATGATTCGAGGATTTTGTCAAGGAGGATTGCTGGATGAAGCAAATGAATTGCTTGTGCAAATGGAAGCTAAAAATTGTTTTCCAGATGATGTCACCTACAACACTCTTATCCGTGGGTATATTCAGAATAAGAAGTACAGTGAAGCCTGTGCACTTAAAGAGAAAATATGTGGGCCGTGTGGTCGTGGCTTCTCACTGGATGCGTATACCACATCAATGATCCTGGATGTACTAAATACGGAGAAGGATGATCCATCTGCTCTTGCTTTGCGCCAAAAGTTCTTCCCGTAG